The following coding sequences are from one Leptolyngbya sp. NIES-3755 window:
- a CDS encoding PEP-CTERM putative exosortase interaction domain protein (similar to AA sequence:cyanobase_aa:LBDG_40050), which produces MTLRAIENFVDTYPIARPILNGAVTVTSIWLCLVLLPLRLPGMELAGISPNWLLIWVVSWSVKRVVWQGAMAGFILGLLQDGMTSPEPTHALSLMVVGALTAKLQKQKYVQEDFISVALIVFLMAVISETVTALQFSFIGDRSLSEIWTYHQFVALSSAILSSLWAPVVYFPLNRWWERMAIPEQT; this is translated from the coding sequence ATGACTCTTCGTGCGATCGAAAATTTTGTCGATACTTACCCGATCGCCCGTCCAATTCTCAACGGTGCGGTCACGGTTACTTCTATATGGCTATGTTTGGTTCTATTACCACTACGATTGCCTGGAATGGAACTGGCTGGAATTAGCCCGAATTGGCTGTTGATTTGGGTCGTATCTTGGAGCGTGAAGCGAGTGGTCTGGCAAGGTGCAATGGCAGGCTTTATTCTGGGGTTGTTGCAGGATGGGATGACTTCGCCAGAACCCACTCATGCACTGAGTTTAATGGTTGTGGGTGCGTTAACGGCGAAATTACAGAAGCAAAAATACGTTCAAGAAGACTTCATTTCTGTCGCGCTGATTGTCTTTTTGATGGCAGTGATTTCGGAAACGGTGACGGCACTTCAATTTAGTTTTATTGGCGATCGTTCTCTTTCCGAAATTTGGACATATCACCAATTCGTAGCGCTAAGTTCTGCGATTCTTAGTAGCTTGTGGGCACCTGTCGTTTACTTTCCACTGAATCGCTGGTGGGAAAGAATGGCAATTCCAGAACAGACCTAG
- a CDS encoding rod shape-determining protein MreC (similar to AA sequence:cyanobase_aa:LBDG_40060): MYELRRWWDRFGIPFTLATLGLGTALLVRQTQAGFVMETYQWLTRPFQAKTLTPDQLANIQNTELRQRLIELESKNQKLEELLGLARSKKVEGIPAPVIGRSADHWWQQVTLGRGSNDGVKEGAVVMSPGGLVGRVTQTTPSSSRVLLLSDPSSRVGVAISRSRFMGYLRGKTGNRAVMEFFEKVPDVRKDDVVTTSSFSQLYPAGIPIGRVESVDLTKSPAPEATIELTAPISYLEWAIIYPHSPALAEPLPAAPKPVPSVAPSPDASVSPDASPDSTASPSDTP, translated from the coding sequence ATGTACGAATTGCGCCGCTGGTGGGATCGATTTGGAATTCCATTCACTCTAGCCACCCTGGGATTGGGGACGGCTCTTTTGGTTCGTCAAACTCAAGCTGGCTTTGTGATGGAAACTTACCAGTGGTTGACTCGTCCGTTTCAGGCAAAAACGCTGACTCCAGACCAGTTGGCGAATATCCAAAATACGGAACTACGCCAGCGATTGATCGAGTTAGAGAGTAAGAACCAGAAACTGGAAGAACTGTTGGGACTTGCTCGATCGAAGAAAGTCGAAGGAATTCCCGCGCCCGTGATTGGTCGCAGTGCGGATCATTGGTGGCAGCAAGTCACACTCGGACGCGGCTCAAATGATGGAGTCAAAGAAGGTGCAGTGGTGATGAGTCCGGGTGGATTAGTCGGTCGTGTGACTCAAACGACTCCCAGTAGCAGTCGCGTTCTCTTGCTCAGCGATCCATCGAGCCGAGTTGGGGTTGCAATTAGCCGCAGTCGATTTATGGGCTATCTGCGCGGTAAGACTGGAAATCGCGCTGTGATGGAATTTTTTGAAAAAGTTCCTGATGTTCGCAAAGACGATGTTGTAACGACTTCTTCGTTCAGCCAATTGTATCCAGCCGGAATTCCGATCGGACGAGTGGAATCAGTCGATTTAACGAAAAGCCCTGCTCCCGAAGCCACGATCGAGCTAACGGCTCCAATCAGTTACCTCGAATGGGCAATCATTTATCCGCATTCGCCCGCGTTGGCAGAACCGTTACCCGCTGCTCCAAAACCTGTTCCATCGGTTGCTCCTTCACCGGATGCTTCTGTGTCTCCGGATGCTTCGCCTGATTCAACTGCATCACCGAGTGATACCCCATGA
- a CDS encoding rod shape-determining protein MreB (similar to AA sequence:cyanobase_aa:LBDG_40070): MGIDLGTANTLVYVSGKGIVLSEPSVVAIDQAEKVPLAVGEDAKRMLGRTPGNVVALRPLRDGVIADFDTAELMLKHFIQRVHEGKALVSPRIVIGIPSGVTGVERRAVMEAASQAGAREVYLIDEPVAAAIGAGLPVAEPTGNMIIDIGGGTTEVAVLSLQGTVLSESVRVAGDELSDAIVQYMKKVHNLVIGERTAEEIKIQIGSAYPSAADEDVMEVRGLHLLSGLPRTVTIKGPEIRESMSEPLSVIVDAVKRTLERTPPELAADIIDRGIMLAGGGALLKGIDTLISHETGIVVHVAADPLSCVVLGTGRVLENFKQLERVFSTRPPR, translated from the coding sequence ATGGGTATCGATCTCGGTACCGCTAACACCCTGGTCTACGTATCCGGTAAAGGAATTGTTCTCTCTGAACCTTCAGTGGTCGCGATCGACCAGGCAGAAAAAGTTCCCCTAGCCGTCGGTGAAGATGCGAAACGGATGCTAGGTCGAACTCCAGGTAACGTTGTGGCACTGCGCCCTTTACGTGACGGGGTAATCGCTGATTTCGATACGGCGGAATTGATGCTCAAACACTTTATTCAGCGCGTTCACGAAGGAAAAGCTCTGGTTTCTCCTCGCATAGTGATTGGCATTCCGAGTGGCGTGACCGGTGTGGAACGTCGGGCAGTGATGGAAGCGGCATCGCAAGCAGGAGCACGGGAAGTGTATTTGATCGATGAACCGGTTGCGGCGGCGATCGGGGCGGGTTTACCCGTAGCAGAACCGACCGGAAACATGATCATCGATATCGGTGGCGGTACAACGGAAGTCGCGGTTCTGAGTTTACAAGGAACGGTTTTAAGCGAATCGGTTCGAGTGGCGGGCGATGAATTGAGCGATGCGATCGTGCAATACATGAAAAAAGTTCACAACCTGGTGATCGGGGAAAGAACCGCTGAAGAAATCAAAATTCAAATCGGTTCTGCTTATCCGAGTGCTGCCGATGAGGATGTGATGGAAGTGCGCGGATTGCACCTGTTATCAGGACTCCCGCGCACCGTGACGATTAAAGGACCGGAGATTCGCGAAAGTATGTCAGAGCCGTTGTCGGTCATCGTCGATGCCGTGAAGCGAACTTTAGAACGAACTCCTCCGGAACTTGCAGCGGATATTATCGATCGAGGAATTATGCTGGCGGGTGGCGGCGCACTGCTCAAAGGAATCGACACGCTGATCAGCCATGAAACGGGAATTGTCGTTCACGTTGCTGCTGATCCCCTAAGTTGTGTTGTGCTGGGGACAGGTCGTGTGTTAGAAAACTTCAAGCAACTGGAGCGTGTGTTCAGCACTCGTCCCCCTCGCTAA
- a CDS encoding single-stranded DNA-binding protein (similar to AA sequence:cyanobase_aa:LBDG_40080) translates to MSLNVVTLVGRVGGEPDVKYFESGSVKCRLTLAVNRQTKNSDQPDWFNLELWGKQADVAANYVRKGSLIGVKGALKFDTWTDKNSGAPRSSPVILVDRLQLLGSKRDNEGGDAPAYEEDF, encoded by the coding sequence ATGAGCTTGAATGTGGTAACGCTCGTGGGACGAGTGGGTGGTGAACCCGATGTGAAATATTTTGAGTCGGGTAGTGTGAAATGTCGGCTGACGCTGGCGGTAAATCGGCAAACCAAAAATAGTGATCAGCCCGATTGGTTTAATCTCGAACTTTGGGGTAAGCAAGCGGACGTGGCGGCGAATTATGTTCGCAAAGGCAGTTTGATCGGAGTCAAGGGAGCGCTGAAGTTTGATACTTGGACGGATAAGAATTCGGGCGCACCTCGATCGTCGCCTGTGATTTTAGTCGATCGACTCCAGCTTCTCGGCTCGAAGCGCGATAACGAAGGCGGTGATGCTCCAGCTTACGAAGAAGATTTTTAA
- a CDS encoding putative Spy protein (similar to AA sequence:cyanobase_aa:LBDG_40090), with protein sequence MLRRVAIVVASTVLIVVGSAAVLRAIDFRQSNHFIAQAPSPGDRPGRGEMGLLRELNLSADQTSRIQQIRSRYRDQMKRDRDAARQAQQELRTLMAGTANDDQIREKFRQVKELRTKAADAQFNSMLEIRNVLTPEQRQRFAERMEQRRGRMRDR encoded by the coding sequence ATGCTGCGTCGTGTTGCGATCGTGGTCGCGTCTACTGTTCTGATAGTCGTCGGAAGTGCGGCGGTTTTACGTGCGATCGACTTCCGACAATCCAATCATTTCATTGCTCAAGCTCCTTCACCGGGTGATCGTCCTGGACGCGGTGAAATGGGATTATTGCGGGAATTAAACTTGTCAGCAGATCAAACGAGTCGGATTCAGCAGATTCGATCGCGCTATCGGGATCAGATGAAGCGCGATCGAGATGCCGCCCGTCAAGCTCAACAAGAACTCCGAACTTTGATGGCGGGAACAGCAAATGACGATCAAATTCGAGAAAAATTCCGTCAAGTCAAAGAATTAAGAACCAAAGCTGCCGATGCTCAGTTCAACAGTATGTTGGAGATCCGAAATGTACTGACTCCAGAGCAGCGTCAACGGTTCGCGGAACGGATGGAACAGCGGAGAGGGAGAATGCGCGATCGATGA
- a CDS encoding hypothetical protein (similar to AA sequence:cyanobase_aa:LBDG_40100), with the protein MNPHPEEDEELTSFLRRHRSHPPTASPDLEDRIIQSLPKRSRLSRPLVLCMAGIAASFIGVIIAQPVRSPSVDATLEAYLESNWSTVVDGTSETSGDYLPLIEPTAN; encoded by the coding sequence ATGAATCCACACCCGGAAGAGGATGAGGAGCTGACGAGCTTTCTTCGTCGTCATCGATCGCATCCGCCGACCGCTTCACCGGATTTAGAGGATCGAATTATTCAATCTTTGCCGAAACGCTCCCGTCTGTCTCGTCCGCTTGTTCTTTGTATGGCGGGAATTGCCGCCTCGTTCATCGGAGTGATCATTGCTCAACCTGTTCGATCGCCGTCTGTTGATGCCACTTTAGAAGCTTATCTAGAAAGTAACTGGTCAACTGTGGTCGATGGCACGAGCGAGACCTCTGGAGATTATTTACCCCTTATCGAACCTACTGCCAATTAG